AATCATATTTTTCCGGCAATATGGCTTCCCCAAAAAACAAACATGTATCTCAGTATATGGGATAATTTTTatctagaaaaagaaaagagattaatcttaaaaaaagaaaaaagtaaaaaaaaaatattattgacacGTGTCAGCGCGTGTACACACATTTAAGACAAAATCTGTTTATGACATTTGAAGGGgtaaataatttcactttaaaatagtataagtgtgtattaggtcacttcaatagtttagatgtgtcttcgacttttcgagtatagtttggggtgaaaatgATGACTTtcccctttaatcttgtggttttaaacatATCATGTGTaaggttggaattaaagtgttgtcaaaaaagaaaaaagaggttaTTCCTTTTCaacaaactaaaaaagaaaatagattgtTCTTTTTGAAACAAAGTAAGTACCACCACTTTTCGTCATATTCTTCTCGCTTTGTTTGGGCGTATTTTCTGTCCTTTCTTCTTAATATCCACCATCCAGGTTAGTAAAATAGATTTTTATCTCGTAATTTCGCAtgacatttaaatcatataactCTATCCTCTAATTCTTATATATAGGACTATTAATTGAAGTTTGAAATACGAAATTCAAACTTTATAAAATCACAATTTTATGAACATATGCATCATTTTGATCATCAAAacgtaaaaaataaaataaattaatttgatatcttCCCGCTTTTTAAGTTATGGCTAAACATAAATAATTTGCAAACACTGGCTAAAATTTAAATAGTAGTCTGGCTACCTGGTGCCACTTCCTCTCTACAAATGCAAGTCCATCCCAAGAAAATTTTCCCAAAAGTGTTACCTTGGCTGTAACAACTTATTCATAAATAGGTTTagatttcatatgaaaaatatcaTTTGGCAAGTGAAATAATAACTTTCGTACACAAAATTTCCAACTCTTTTTTCAAACACATAACGTATGACAACGTGCATGTTGAATATATTCGTCAAGAATAGTACATTTTTCTGGAAGAATTCAATACGACTGCGACAGTATTTTCGGTGAGTCTGTGTTGCTTTGATAAATTTCAAAGTCAAAGATTATAAGAAGCAAAATTTCATTGCAAGACTCTCTTTGGAGTAGTGCTCATGTTATCATCCTTATAACTATTGGAAAACAAATCTTTGCATAGCTCACCATAGAATGTGCACACCAAGTCAATAAATACAGGACTTTTTAAATTCTTCCAACAGTGTAGTAATTCTTCTACATCCATTAAATCCcttatttttccttcttcaacAATCATTTCTGCTAGATAATTCTCGAAGCTTCTACATGCATCTTCAACATCATCTTGAAATATTACTACTTCTTTTTTAGTAGCTCCACTTAATCTTGCATAAGCTGGAGTTATTGGTGATGGAACTGGTGCTTTAATATGGCCTGCGTCACAAAATATCGACACATTTagtaataatttaagaaaaatgcaTTAGCTTTTATtgtttttccaaaaaatatttctGCGTGCATGAAGCATTTTGTGTTCACGCTGGATTCAGAGCTACGAAATTAATTACAAGGGCTCCACTTTTAGGGGGTGTGATGTAGATAGCTTATCATAATGCAAGCATTAGTGCTTGATTTCAGACTTAGAACACGTGACCTATAGATCATAGGGAGACAACTTTACTGTTGCTCTCAGACCTCCCTTGTAATGGCAAGTTAGGTCATGCATGTTTTGGTCAAAATGATCATGACCGTTATTAATTTGACTCATTTGACCTGCTCAATTACTACGTACCCTCCACCCCCGCCACCTTTAATTACCTGCATCGGAGAAACTTTTGAGCTCCATGACTTGGTCCTTCTCTCTTGATTGTCTCCTTATCGAACGAAACACCGAAAGAACTTGTGAAGCTTGCTTTTTACGGGTGATTGTATTGCTTTCACATCTTATTGAAGGACGAAAAATTCGAAGCCTTCTTATAAAGAGGGGCTTTCTTAGTCTTAATTTGAACTTGAACAACTTTACTATTTTCTTGCATGGATTGAATTTGAAGCAACATGAAGTgctcattttcatttttgtttttgtactTTAAAGGGTTGAGAAAAGAGTGTAGATAGATGAATCATAAAAAGTGAATGATGATTTATTATTGGGATGTTTTTGCTTTCAATTTTGTATTGACAAGAGAGTTGTGGGTGATATATAAGAGTAAATTTGTTGAGTTGGGTGTATTAGGAtgaagaatagaaaaataagttgtggGTTGCACGTTTtttgatttagaagaagaaattaaaggTGGTACACCATGAAAGAAATGTCACCAACTCTTGCTAGCTAGTTGCTAATACTAATATACTACATAGATTTGATCTACATTTTAGTTTGTTAAAAGACGTGATGGCTATTAAGATATGAAAGATCAAAGATAAACAGTTAAAGATGATATATACCACTAAAGAGTGTGGTGGGATGAATGAGCTAGATCCTTCGGTCATAATTTGATGTATCAAGTTTGTGTTGGGttcaatatatatgaaaaatgtgaatgaaaaatggaggaaaaatagtgGAGGAAAGAGAGAAACTAAAATGGAAGTGTACTCTTTTAAGaaaagtttactaattctcccacattgatgaGAGAAGGTAACtttgaagtgtttataataagaaacACTTACTTTACATGAATAATGAGGCGAGATCAAGGAGGTGCCTCACGCCATCATTGGCGCTCGGCTTcagatcgatgagatctatctgtTTTGTAcccaaaatcattaaaaataacgTAATGTGATTAATCGAATTGGTATGAATTTCGGAGTCAAGATGccaaatgattttacaaaaaaaatgacCGAAATGATTTCAACAATCATTAATCTATCTGCcgtaaaaaatataattgtatgGTAAAATAATATAGGTGCGTATTAAATAGTGAAATCGTTTAGCTGCGCGTAAATATTCAATTAcaagctttaaaaaaaaaaacatttcctAATTGATCTTTCAACTTCAATAATAGGTTGAACTTTATTTCCCTGCCCACATATAATCTTTGtcgaataacataataatatatctTCAATCTCAcacctttctatttttttttaaaagttgtatACAGTTTAAACTCATGTGAGTCAGAAGTCGCTCTTCCAATCCAAGAGTTCACactattgggcctaaaatattTTTCCTGAACACGTTTTAATTATGATAGTCCATGTAATCCTGGAACTATTAGCCCAAACCATCCATATTCTCTGTAATGAGGATAGCTAGGAAGCCATAAAACTTTGGGAAAATGATACTTAGTAgctctttttaaaataaataggttaagtttgacatttttttaaaaagtgatcaGTTGGatacactatttttattttatagtcatttttaatttgggtcattttgacccatgtagttcagatacagtccatatacaatattgatatggTTTTCAACTTGGAtcattcggcccttttaaaaaaatatcaggttttcttttataaattttttaactgaaaaaatcaatcaaacataTATAATAGCCGgatattactttaaaataatacaaaataaaaccttgAAACTGCTAGAGTCGTCGAGCATAATCTTAGTACACATTTACAAGATGACTTGTGATAATACGCCAACACTGCTTGAGTGCTTGTACAAAATCTCGTGTACGCTATCATTGACATATTTCGATATAAGTGACACGAGAACAAATAGACACAACAAGTAGAGACGAGGCCAGGATTTGAAGTTTTTTGGGTTTTAAGTGAAAAAGCATAAAAAgtcaaggaaaaaatatatatatatggctatTGGGGTTCGAACCCACGTGTGCGGGCCAAAGAAGAATAAATAT
This window of the Capsicum annuum cultivar UCD-10X-F1 unplaced genomic scaffold, UCD10Xv1.1 ctg66850, whole genome shotgun sequence genome carries:
- the LOC124893887 gene encoding transcription repressor OFP17-like, translating into MKMSTSCCFKFNPCKKIVKLFKFKLRLRKPLFIRRLRIFRPSIRCESNTITRKKQASQVLSVFRSIRRQSREKDQVMELKSFSDAGHIKAPVPSPITPAYARLSGATKKEVVIFQDDVEDACRSFENYLAEMIVEEGKIRDLMDVEELLHCWKNLKSPVFIDLVCTFYGELCKDLFSNSYKDDNMSTTPKRVLQ